A DNA window from Hordeum vulgare subsp. vulgare chromosome 1H, MorexV3_pseudomolecules_assembly, whole genome shotgun sequence contains the following coding sequences:
- the LOC123414701 gene encoding putative serpin-Z12 — MLNLIERANPVCQSLNMCFFYIYLVDGRTLPSGLEGQLLASSLQIDRRSGSMSPLWKAVLCLTLFAAWRSQVEFRTMTSRRPPLDCAQRCPCSGQSHLHRPYSHPETQSRAPLLDEAPPGGHSVAAGAAAGGDAGGKASCLPLAREVGVREAAGGGGNFIVSPLSIHAALALVAAGSRGETREELLGFLGSTSIDELYGAAATELAGRLNGLTQTSFACGVWVDRGLALEPEFMATAASKYAATAESVGFSSEPEQARQRVNAFVAGATNGRIRDVLPPGSVSSSTRVILANALYFKGTWSQPFDQSATFSAPFHVPDGTIVRVPFMTTGRFEFEQHVAVYPGFRALKLPYKNDGDHVAQRAEAAFYMLLLLPDGATLGLADLYDKAVATPGFIKSHTPAGQVPVGRFMVPKFKFTFEFEASADMQKLGVTRAFQGGDFSGMVSGGDGLFISGVYHKATIEVDELGTVAAAATAVVFSQSASAPRPPVDFVADRPFLFAIVEERTSAVLFLGHVVNPLNE, encoded by the coding sequence ATGCTTAATTTAATTGAGAGGGCCAATCCTGTGTGTCAGTCGCTGAACATGTGCTTCTTCTACATCTACCTAGTCGATGGACGGACACTTCCTTCCGGGCTCGAAGGTCAACTACTGGCAAGCAGTCTGCAGATAGATCGGCGATCTGGATCGATGTCACCCTTGTGGAAGGCCGTCCTCTGCTTGACGCTGTTTGCCGCATGGCGATCGCAGGTCGAATTCAGGACAATGACCTCTCGGCGCCCGCCGCTTGACTGCGCTCAGCGTTGCCCTTGCAGCGGCCAGAGCCACCTCCACCGCCCTTACAGCCACCCAGAGACGCAATCACGCGCCCCCTTGCTCGACGAGGCGCCTCCGGGTGGCCACTCTGTCGCTGCAGGGGCAGCGGCTGGCGGCGACGCGGGCGGGAAGGCGTCCTGCCTGCCTCTCGCCAGGGAGGTCGGCGTCCGGGAGGCAGCCGGCGGGGGAGGCAATTTCATCGTGTCGCCGCTGTCCATCCACGCGGCGCTCGCGCTGGTGGCCGCCGGCTCGCGGGGGGAAACGCGCGAGGAGCTCCTGGGGTTCCTCGGGTCAACGTCGATCGACGAGCTGTACGGCGCGGCGGCGACGGAGCTGGCAGGCAGGCTCAACGGCCTGACGCAGACGTCCTTCGCCTGCGGCGTGTGGGTCGACCGGGGGCTGGCGCTCGAGCCGGAGTTCATGGCCACCGCCGCGTCGAAGTACGCTGCCACCGCGGAATCCGTGGGTTTCTCCTCGGAGCCCGAGCAGGCGAGGCAGCGAGTGAACGCCTTCGTCGCCGGCGCGACGAACGGGCGCATCCGCGACGTCCTTCCTCCCGGCTCGGTCAGCTCGTCCACGCGAGTCATCCTCGCCAACGCGCTCTACTTCAAAGGGACGTGGTCTCAGCCGTTCGACCAGTCGGCGACCTTCAGCGCGCCGTTCCATGTCCCGGACGGCACCATCGTGCGCGTGCCGTTCATGACGACGGGCCGGTTCGAGTTCGAGCAGCACGTCGCCGTCTACCCGGGCTTCAGGGCCCTCAAGCTGCCATACAAGAACGACGGCGACCACGTGGCGCAGCGAGCCGAGGCTGCATTCTACATGCTTCTCCTCCTCCCGGACGGCGCCACCCTCGGTCTCGCCGATCTCTACGACAAGGCGGTGGCGACGCCGGGGTTCATCAAGAGCCACACGCCGGCGGGCCAGGTTCCGGTCGGGCGGTTCATGGTCCCAAAGTTCAAGTTCACGTTCGAGTTCGAGGCGTCCGCAGACATGCAGAAGCTTGGGGTCACGAGGGCTTTCCAAGGCGGCGACTTCTCGGGCATGGTGAGCGGCGGGGATGGGCTCTTCATATCGGGCGTGTACCATAAGGCCACCATCGAGGTGGACGAGCTGGGCACCGTGGCCGCCGCAGCAACGGCCGTAGTTTTCAGTCAGAGCGCGAGCGCGCCACGGCCTCCGGTGGATTTCGTGGCGGATCGGCCTTTCTTGTTCGCCATCGTTGAGGAGAGAACCAGCGCAGTACTGTTCCTTGGCCATGTGGTTAATCCTCTGAATGAATGA